One Littorina saxatilis isolate snail1 linkage group LG14, US_GU_Lsax_2.0, whole genome shotgun sequence genomic region harbors:
- the LOC138947110 gene encoding galactoside alpha-(1,2)-fucosyltransferase 1-like has translation MVVGGFLANRISSPAQPPVCMSSLNQTVLSKILISSDVSIKSSLKKSSPYDHRDDGTSIVCHTIYCGRLGNNLFEYASMLGIARATSKIPFITNPERFHGVLRAPLTRPDDYDKLMARCEKAQTISEGKGGKFQRHLISLKAGVDYEVKGCLQSWMYFDRMRDEVRKIMTFNDEIVNNATQVINRLRRLSPGRTLVGVHVRREDLLSKRWVEIGFVAGSPKYFNRAMTLFRERFPRVIFVVVGQDPQWCTQNFNPVNNDTFILESSSAEVDLQLLSMTDHLITSPGTFSWWAAFKMARTAVVMYPKEFTKKGSELAVWYSPNYVDYVMPHWIAIDG, from the coding sequence ATGGTAGTGGGAGGTTTCCTTGCCAACCGCATCTCTTCCCCCGCTCAGCCTCCAGTTTGCATGAGCAGCCTGAACCAGACCGTTCTCAGTAAGATTCTCATTAGCTCCGATGTATCCATCAAGTCTAGTCTGAAAAAATCTAGTCCGTATGACCATCGAGACGACGGAACTTCTATAGTGTGTCATACAATTTATTGTGGTCGTCTAGGCAACAACCTTTTCGAGTATGCTTCCATGTTGGGCATCGCCAGGGCAACCAGCAAGATCCCCTTCATCACGAATCCGGAGAGGTTCCACGGAGTACTGAGGGCGCCTCTTACCAGGCCGGATGACTATGATAAGTTGATGGCTCGATGCGAAAAGGCCCAGACTATCTCGGAAGGTAAGGGAGGAAAATTCCAGCGGCATCTCATCAGTTTGAAAGCTGGCGTGGACTACGAAGTGAAAGGTTGTCTACAGTCTTGGATGTACTTTGACAGGATGAGAGATGAGGTCCGGAAAATCATGACCTTTAATGATGAGATTGTCAACAACGCCACTCAAGTCATTAATAGATTACGCCGACTTTCCCCAGGAAGAACGTTAGTAGGTGTGCACGTGCGTAGAGAGGACCTCCTCAGTAAAAGGTGGGTGGAAATTGGCTTCGTGGCGGGATCGCCAAAATACTTCAATCGTGCCATGACGCTTTTCAGGGAGAGGTTTCCACGGGTGATTTTCGTGGTAGTAGGCCAGGACCCACAATGGTGCACACAGAACTTCAATCCTGTGAACAACGACACGTTCATTCTGGAGTCGTCCTCCGCTGAGGTGGACCTGCAGCTGCTGTCCATGACGGATCATCTCATCACGAGCCCGGGAACCTTCAGCTGGTGGGCTGCCTTCAAGATGGCCCGCACAGCTGTGGTGATGTACCCGAAAGAATTCACCAAGAAAGGCTCTGAGCTCGCCGTCTGGTACTCACCTAATTATGTTGATTATGTGATGCCTCACTGGATTGCTATCGACGGTTAG
- the LOC138947113 gene encoding uncharacterized protein: MPAGGGPTEEVNGDTVEAGDPSRSAALVETSGDESDDVQEGNLRALELSIQGATDTTAQATEVSPATQHNAEENDVIAEVPDKRPLTRARAQTVREGMDKRQMTLADCGVHSTTPVPTVTNRVTDEGEGAR; encoded by the coding sequence ATGCCGGCTGGTGGGGGGCCAACTGAGGAGGTCAACGGGGATACAGTGGAAGCAGGAGATCCGTCCAGATCAGCAGCCCTGGTGGAGACTAGTGGAGACGAGTCTGACGACGTACAGGAGGGAAACCTGCGAGCTTTAGAGCTCTCCATACAAGGCGCCACGGACACCACTGCACAAGCAACAGAGGTGTCACCCGCGACACAACACAATGCAGAGGAGAACGACGTCATCGCCGAGGTGCCTGACAAGCGCCCCCTCACTCGAGCACGAGCTCAGACTGTGAGGGAGGGAATGGACAAGCGCCAGATGACTCTTGCTGACTGTGGGGTCCACAGCACGACGCCAGTACCCACGGTTACCAATAGGGTCACAGACGAAGGCGAAGGCGCTAGATAG